In Aedes albopictus strain Foshan chromosome 3, AalbF5, whole genome shotgun sequence, the following are encoded in one genomic region:
- the LOC109424532 gene encoding rRNA N6-adenosine-methyltransferase ZCCHC4 isoform X1, which produces MKKCKQIVLMYLYTGISVCHAHCNIEYHTQYYPTKAGHQYTHLEVIVDDNLPNNPCCQHGPTVLFHRTDQSHATIEKYYACTASRDGKCSFKVAASKKSTCYQDASKPAEQLKLDYDEVRNASVSQKVYCIQCQQLFLESNAKDHNKHKLFDKLSNEILLQPTRFLAPLSMDGNEAQYFFSDSSLNCIENMLKQVKITKVICLGAPRLHEHLLVKTDIKSLLLDIDRRFHWFYDQSQYVSYNMFNHFFFGGEKAENIFNNYLMVNESTERICIFTDPPFGCRTELLAHTISRINQTYNSVNQLSQQILPTFWIFPYFMETYIQKQMPSMEMSDYQVNYTNHRTYHSGEKGLKHGSPVRIFTNVPLELFKLPVKEGYKWCSECQKSVHRTNLHCRVCKKCPSKNGATYRHCSKCNWCVKPNYVHCNACGRCTQVQGHQCSSYRKQLNCRICLTKGHMEKCCPFWRTFKHFKMAKSGCVVCGSKQHIVTNCDERKRVLKERYFLGQCENAINCVK; this is translated from the exons CGCATCTAGAAGTCATTGTGGATGATAATTTACCCAACAATCCATGCTGTCAACATGGACCAACAGTGCTCTTTCACAGAACGGATCAAAGCCatgcaactattgaaaaatactaCGCCTGTACGGCAAGCCGGGATGGAAAATGTTCTTTCAAAGTTGCTGCCTCGAAAAAGAGCACATGTTATCAAGATGCCAGCAAGCCTGCTGAACAACTAAAGCTGGATTATGATGAG GTAAGAAACGCGTCTGTTTCACAAAAGGTGTACTGCATCCAATGTCAGCAACTGTTCCTTGAGTCCAACGCGAAAGACCACAACAAGCACAAACTATTTGACAAACTATCAAACGAAATTCTGCTTCAACCGACAAGATTTTTAGCACCGCTGAGCATGGATGGAAACGAAGCGCAAtacttcttcagtgattcctcgttGAACTGCATAGAGAATATGTTGAAGCAGGTCAAAATTACCAAAGTTATCTGCCTAGGAGCTCCAAGGCTTCACGAGCATCTGCTTGTGAAAACCGATATCAAATCACTATTGCTGGATATTGATAGAAGATTCCACTGGTTTTACGATCAATCGCAGTATGTCAGCTACAACATGTTCAACCACTTCTTTTTCGGGGGAGAAAAGGCGGAAAATATCTTCAACAACTATCTGATGGTTAATGA gTCAACCGAACGGATATGTATCTTCACCGATCCGCCTTTCGGTTGCCGTACCGAACTACTGGCTCACACCATCAGCCGTATAAATCAAACTTATAACTCAGTCAACCAGCTCAGTCAGCAAATTTTACCAACGTTTTGGATATTTCCCTACTTTATGGAAACGTACATACAAAAGCAAATGCCATCTATGGAAATGTCCGACTATCAAGTCAACTACACCAACCATCGTACCTATCACAGTGGAGAAAAAGGGCTGAAACATGGATCGCCAGTTCGCATATTTACTAATGTCCCTTTAGAGTTGTTCAAGCTACCCGTCAAAGAGGGCTACAAATGGTGTTCGGAATGCCAGAAAAGTGTCCACAGAACCAATCTACATTGCCGCGTGTGTAAGAAATGTCCATCGAAAAACGGTGCCACCTATCGTCATTGTAGCAAGTGCAATTGGTGCGTGAAGCCGAACTACGTGCACTGCAACGCTTGTGGGAGATGCACTCAGGTGCAGGGACACCAATGTTCCTCTTACAGGAAACAACTAAACTGCCGAATTTGTTTGACCAAAGGGCACATGGAAAAATGTTGCCCTTTTTGGCGAACGTTTAAACATTTCAAAATGGCAAAATCCGGATGTGTCGTTTGTGGAAGCAAACAACATATCGTCACAAACTGTGATGAACGGAAACGGGTTCTCAAGGAGAGGTATTTCCTTGGGCAATGTGAGAATGCAATAAACTGTGTCAAATAG
- the LOC109424532 gene encoding rRNA N6-adenosine-methyltransferase ZCCHC4 isoform X2 translates to MRTIAMYMSSKAHLEVIVDDNLPNNPCCQHGPTVLFHRTDQSHATIEKYYACTASRDGKCSFKVAASKKSTCYQDASKPAEQLKLDYDEVRNASVSQKVYCIQCQQLFLESNAKDHNKHKLFDKLSNEILLQPTRFLAPLSMDGNEAQYFFSDSSLNCIENMLKQVKITKVICLGAPRLHEHLLVKTDIKSLLLDIDRRFHWFYDQSQYVSYNMFNHFFFGGEKAENIFNNYLMVNESTERICIFTDPPFGCRTELLAHTISRINQTYNSVNQLSQQILPTFWIFPYFMETYIQKQMPSMEMSDYQVNYTNHRTYHSGEKGLKHGSPVRIFTNVPLELFKLPVKEGYKWCSECQKSVHRTNLHCRVCKKCPSKNGATYRHCSKCNWCVKPNYVHCNACGRCTQVQGHQCSSYRKQLNCRICLTKGHMEKCCPFWRTFKHFKMAKSGCVVCGSKQHIVTNCDERKRVLKERYFLGQCENAINCVK, encoded by the exons CGCATCTAGAAGTCATTGTGGATGATAATTTACCCAACAATCCATGCTGTCAACATGGACCAACAGTGCTCTTTCACAGAACGGATCAAAGCCatgcaactattgaaaaatactaCGCCTGTACGGCAAGCCGGGATGGAAAATGTTCTTTCAAAGTTGCTGCCTCGAAAAAGAGCACATGTTATCAAGATGCCAGCAAGCCTGCTGAACAACTAAAGCTGGATTATGATGAG GTAAGAAACGCGTCTGTTTCACAAAAGGTGTACTGCATCCAATGTCAGCAACTGTTCCTTGAGTCCAACGCGAAAGACCACAACAAGCACAAACTATTTGACAAACTATCAAACGAAATTCTGCTTCAACCGACAAGATTTTTAGCACCGCTGAGCATGGATGGAAACGAAGCGCAAtacttcttcagtgattcctcgttGAACTGCATAGAGAATATGTTGAAGCAGGTCAAAATTACCAAAGTTATCTGCCTAGGAGCTCCAAGGCTTCACGAGCATCTGCTTGTGAAAACCGATATCAAATCACTATTGCTGGATATTGATAGAAGATTCCACTGGTTTTACGATCAATCGCAGTATGTCAGCTACAACATGTTCAACCACTTCTTTTTCGGGGGAGAAAAGGCGGAAAATATCTTCAACAACTATCTGATGGTTAATGA gTCAACCGAACGGATATGTATCTTCACCGATCCGCCTTTCGGTTGCCGTACCGAACTACTGGCTCACACCATCAGCCGTATAAATCAAACTTATAACTCAGTCAACCAGCTCAGTCAGCAAATTTTACCAACGTTTTGGATATTTCCCTACTTTATGGAAACGTACATACAAAAGCAAATGCCATCTATGGAAATGTCCGACTATCAAGTCAACTACACCAACCATCGTACCTATCACAGTGGAGAAAAAGGGCTGAAACATGGATCGCCAGTTCGCATATTTACTAATGTCCCTTTAGAGTTGTTCAAGCTACCCGTCAAAGAGGGCTACAAATGGTGTTCGGAATGCCAGAAAAGTGTCCACAGAACCAATCTACATTGCCGCGTGTGTAAGAAATGTCCATCGAAAAACGGTGCCACCTATCGTCATTGTAGCAAGTGCAATTGGTGCGTGAAGCCGAACTACGTGCACTGCAACGCTTGTGGGAGATGCACTCAGGTGCAGGGACACCAATGTTCCTCTTACAGGAAACAACTAAACTGCCGAATTTGTTTGACCAAAGGGCACATGGAAAAATGTTGCCCTTTTTGGCGAACGTTTAAACATTTCAAAATGGCAAAATCCGGATGTGTCGTTTGTGGAAGCAAACAACATATCGTCACAAACTGTGATGAACGGAAACGGGTTCTCAAGGAGAGGTATTTCCTTGGGCAATGTGAGAATGCAATAAACTGTGTCAAATAG
- the LOC109424532 gene encoding rRNA N6-adenosine-methyltransferase ZCCHC4 isoform X3 codes for MTHLEVIVDDNLPNNPCCQHGPTVLFHRTDQSHATIEKYYACTASRDGKCSFKVAASKKSTCYQDASKPAEQLKLDYDEVRNASVSQKVYCIQCQQLFLESNAKDHNKHKLFDKLSNEILLQPTRFLAPLSMDGNEAQYFFSDSSLNCIENMLKQVKITKVICLGAPRLHEHLLVKTDIKSLLLDIDRRFHWFYDQSQYVSYNMFNHFFFGGEKAENIFNNYLMVNESTERICIFTDPPFGCRTELLAHTISRINQTYNSVNQLSQQILPTFWIFPYFMETYIQKQMPSMEMSDYQVNYTNHRTYHSGEKGLKHGSPVRIFTNVPLELFKLPVKEGYKWCSECQKSVHRTNLHCRVCKKCPSKNGATYRHCSKCNWCVKPNYVHCNACGRCTQVQGHQCSSYRKQLNCRICLTKGHMEKCCPFWRTFKHFKMAKSGCVVCGSKQHIVTNCDERKRVLKERYFLGQCENAINCVK; via the exons ATGA CGCATCTAGAAGTCATTGTGGATGATAATTTACCCAACAATCCATGCTGTCAACATGGACCAACAGTGCTCTTTCACAGAACGGATCAAAGCCatgcaactattgaaaaatactaCGCCTGTACGGCAAGCCGGGATGGAAAATGTTCTTTCAAAGTTGCTGCCTCGAAAAAGAGCACATGTTATCAAGATGCCAGCAAGCCTGCTGAACAACTAAAGCTGGATTATGATGAG GTAAGAAACGCGTCTGTTTCACAAAAGGTGTACTGCATCCAATGTCAGCAACTGTTCCTTGAGTCCAACGCGAAAGACCACAACAAGCACAAACTATTTGACAAACTATCAAACGAAATTCTGCTTCAACCGACAAGATTTTTAGCACCGCTGAGCATGGATGGAAACGAAGCGCAAtacttcttcagtgattcctcgttGAACTGCATAGAGAATATGTTGAAGCAGGTCAAAATTACCAAAGTTATCTGCCTAGGAGCTCCAAGGCTTCACGAGCATCTGCTTGTGAAAACCGATATCAAATCACTATTGCTGGATATTGATAGAAGATTCCACTGGTTTTACGATCAATCGCAGTATGTCAGCTACAACATGTTCAACCACTTCTTTTTCGGGGGAGAAAAGGCGGAAAATATCTTCAACAACTATCTGATGGTTAATGA gTCAACCGAACGGATATGTATCTTCACCGATCCGCCTTTCGGTTGCCGTACCGAACTACTGGCTCACACCATCAGCCGTATAAATCAAACTTATAACTCAGTCAACCAGCTCAGTCAGCAAATTTTACCAACGTTTTGGATATTTCCCTACTTTATGGAAACGTACATACAAAAGCAAATGCCATCTATGGAAATGTCCGACTATCAAGTCAACTACACCAACCATCGTACCTATCACAGTGGAGAAAAAGGGCTGAAACATGGATCGCCAGTTCGCATATTTACTAATGTCCCTTTAGAGTTGTTCAAGCTACCCGTCAAAGAGGGCTACAAATGGTGTTCGGAATGCCAGAAAAGTGTCCACAGAACCAATCTACATTGCCGCGTGTGTAAGAAATGTCCATCGAAAAACGGTGCCACCTATCGTCATTGTAGCAAGTGCAATTGGTGCGTGAAGCCGAACTACGTGCACTGCAACGCTTGTGGGAGATGCACTCAGGTGCAGGGACACCAATGTTCCTCTTACAGGAAACAACTAAACTGCCGAATTTGTTTGACCAAAGGGCACATGGAAAAATGTTGCCCTTTTTGGCGAACGTTTAAACATTTCAAAATGGCAAAATCCGGATGTGTCGTTTGTGGAAGCAAACAACATATCGTCACAAACTGTGATGAACGGAAACGGGTTCTCAAGGAGAGGTATTTCCTTGGGCAATGTGAGAATGCAATAAACTGTGTCAAATAG